The DNA sequence CATTCTATCAACTGAGGATAGAGAAACATGGCAACAAAGACCAAGGGTCGCCAAAAGATTGTTATGGCAAAAATGAGCAAGGAAAGTAATCTCAGGGTTACATTCTCCAAGAGGCGTTGTGGGTTATTCCAGAAAGCGAGTGAGCTTAGCACCCTATGTGGTGTAGAGATTGCAATCATCATCTTCTCTCCTGGGAAAAAAGTTTTCTCATTTGGATATCCGAATGTTGAACAAATCCTTGAAAAGTTCCTCAATGCTCAGGACCCGAGTCCAATGAATTCAACCACCCTTCAACTTGTACAGACTCTTCGCAGTGCAAGGGTTCGTCTACTCAACAAGGAACTCTCTGAGTTGCTTATATATTCGGAAGAGCAGAAGAAACAAGGGGAGGAGCTCATAAAATTGAAGAAGCAACGACAAGAAATGTTCTTGTGGGAGGCTCTGATTGATGATCTTCGATTTGAACAACTTGATATGTTGAAAACAGGTATGGAGGACCTCAAGAGAAGCATCGCAATACACGCTCAGAATCTTGTGATGATGGAACACGCACTAGCACTAGATGGGTGTAGCACTAGCACTGGACTTTCAATGACACCAAATGGATTTAATCTCGGGCACGGATGTGGACATCCAATTGTGTACCAAAATTAGGGAACCCAAGTA is a window from the Daucus carota subsp. sativus chromosome 8, DH1 v3.0, whole genome shotgun sequence genome containing:
- the LOC108203872 gene encoding agamous-like MADS-box protein AGL62, with the protein product MATKTKGRQKIVMAKMSKESNLRVTFSKRRCGLFQKASELSTLCGVEIAIIIFSPGKKVFSFGYPNVEQILEKFLNAQDPSPMNSTTLQLVQTLRSARVRLLNKELSELLIYSEEQKKQGEELIKLKKQRQEMFLWEALIDDLRFEQLDMLKTGMEDLKRSIAIHAQNLVMMEHALALDGCSTSTGLSMTPNGFNLGHGCGHPIVYQN